A part of Desulfotomaculum nigrificans DSM 574 genomic DNA contains:
- a CDS encoding TOTE conflict system archaeo-eukaryotic primase domain-containing protein: MALTREDILMIQLFDEKITGEEYSRLVKQKEVNINDIPLINENVSKELIKQFYNLYVIKRDRYILLLHDGRYITTKKKPLMDWMIKNHLKGTATIGTFAGKNGTKFICFDIDTKETAKQYYHKLINSLINIGIPADYIYPSFSGTKGYHVEIFFDNPIAITELKKLYKKVLAEINANETEIEFRPTSSQGVKIPLGRNFKSQDMENNICWYVDRETLEPIRDIEYMLKIQKIDSNTIKDIIKNIGQQKVIKKQKIKSKQQQPQNKVVSLPVYIGNEYSIEKLEKLWKKGITQQGTRHTSMVKLAKYLRYLGNTREQTKIDLMNWLERQPEHTYNSTIDEIEEDIEKIVNWVYDNQKGITAPRNKIEFHKEEIEYILRANSKNEKILLFYMMIHSKRYSDDEGKFYMSYSQMEELTGLSHQTVVSTINKLENQKLIQIISRNEKQKDTYIKKTNTYKIPSIEINSNKIYNLRADSFFSDCLFYFFSIDEVRKILPRKQFEYFRKKYISDKDKPITTYTINLNNKNNNTDNIA; this comes from the coding sequence ATGGCATTAACAAGAGAAGATATACTAATGATTCAATTATTCGATGAAAAAATAACAGGAGAAGAATACAGTAGATTAGTTAAACAAAAAGAAGTAAATATAAACGATATTCCTTTAATCAATGAAAATGTAAGTAAAGAATTAATTAAACAATTCTATAATTTATATGTAATTAAACGTGACAGATATATCCTGCTTTTGCATGATGGAAGATATATTACTACGAAGAAAAAACCGCTCATGGATTGGATGATTAAAAATCATCTAAAAGGTACAGCAACTATTGGCACATTTGCAGGTAAAAATGGCACTAAATTTATTTGTTTTGATATAGATACAAAAGAAACAGCAAAACAGTATTATCATAAATTAATTAATTCATTAATAAATATCGGTATCCCTGCTGATTATATTTATCCTTCTTTTTCTGGAACCAAAGGGTATCATGTAGAAATTTTCTTCGATAATCCAATAGCCATAACAGAATTAAAAAAATTGTATAAAAAAGTTTTGGCAGAAATAAATGCTAATGAAACAGAAATAGAATTCAGACCTACTTCCTCCCAAGGAGTAAAAATTCCTTTAGGAAGGAATTTCAAAAGCCAAGATATGGAAAATAATATCTGCTGGTATGTGGACAGAGAAACACTAGAGCCAATCAGAGATATTGAATACATGCTGAAAATACAGAAAATAGATTCAAATACAATTAAAGATATTATAAAAAATATTGGTCAGCAAAAAGTAATAAAAAAGCAAAAAATAAAATCAAAACAACAACAGCCACAAAATAAAGTAGTTTCGCTTCCAGTATATATTGGAAATGAATATAGTATAGAGAAGTTAGAAAAACTTTGGAAAAAAGGTATTACTCAACAGGGAACACGTCATACTTCAATGGTAAAACTGGCTAAATATCTTAGATATTTAGGAAATACAAGAGAACAAACTAAAATTGATTTAATGAATTGGCTGGAACGACAACCAGAGCATACATATAATTCTACTATAGATGAAATAGAAGAAGATATAGAAAAAATCGTAAATTGGGTATACGACAACCAAAAAGGTATTACTGCTCCTAGAAATAAAATCGAATTTCATAAGGAAGAAATTGAATATATTTTGCGTGCAAACAGTAAAAATGAAAAGATTTTGCTTTTTTATATGATGATTCATTCTAAAAGATATTCTGACGATGAAGGTAAATTTTATATGAGTTATTCTCAAATGGAAGAATTAACTGGATTATCTCACCAAACAGTAGTTTCAACAATTAATAAATTAGAAAATCAAAAATTAATACAAATTATTTCAAGAAATGAAAAACAGAAAGATACATATATAAAGAAAACTAATACATATAAAATTCCTTCGATAGAAATAAACTCAAATAAAATATATAATCTAAGAGCAGATAGTTTTTTTAGTGATTGTCTTTTCTATTTCTTTTCTATAGATGAAGTTAGAAAAATACTACCTAGAAAACAATTCGAATATTTTAGAAAAAAATATATATCTGATAAAGATAAACCTATAACTACATATACTATTAATTTAAATAATAAAAATAATAATACAGATAATATAGCATAG
- a CDS encoding terminase large subunit domain-containing protein: MARTARSTAEKLKIINADFRLWAKNFVKIVDNEGKEIPFILNEQQEYFYQNMDKFNIISKSRQLGFTTYSLAYCLWLACTRPNTNCLIVSYNVESTQSIFERLKQMFASIPDKYKPAERRNNRMELYLENNSRIIVKTAGVKSLGRGMTLQYILLSEFAFYPDDQQKDSLVSLEQALAKNEDSKIVIETTSNGYNYYQKLFMSAYKGNSKYKAFFFPWYSSATSNQFKHEIDLAEKWFRLNNHGHRMRPEDLERDEIPLREKGISFKLLMWRRWKLEDISIEDFNQEFPSTPEESFKATSRSVFDTQKITERLNYILPPLSRADIKKELPFSLDQYLGKGFFIYQNVKANERYYIGVDTASGNGGDYSAISVFDSQGEQVAVFYNNKIPVYRFAEIVNDLGHYFNYGFLVVEKNSFGQSVIEKLRTEYGYLNMYKHKTFDERGRKKLKIGWVTTSVSKPKLINDYKEQFELDLILLNDNETLEEMKIFTDYNGKTGNIRGEGNHDDMVIASALAIQGLKCGKWYV, translated from the coding sequence ATGGCAAGGACAGCGAGAAGTACAGCAGAGAAACTAAAAATTATTAATGCTGATTTTAGATTATGGGCAAAAAATTTTGTAAAAATTGTAGATAATGAAGGAAAAGAAATTCCTTTTATTCTTAATGAGCAACAAGAATATTTTTACCAAAATATGGATAAATTCAATATAATTTCAAAAAGTAGACAATTAGGATTCACGACATACAGTTTGGCTTATTGCTTATGGTTGGCTTGTACAAGGCCAAACACTAACTGTTTGATTGTATCGTATAATGTAGAATCAACACAAAGTATATTTGAAAGATTAAAACAAATGTTCGCTTCAATTCCAGACAAATATAAACCAGCAGAACGCAGAAATAACAGAATGGAATTATATCTTGAAAATAATTCAAGAATTATTGTTAAAACTGCAGGCGTAAAATCATTAGGTAGAGGTATGACCCTGCAATATATTCTGCTTTCAGAATTCGCCTTCTATCCTGATGACCAACAGAAGGATTCTCTTGTTTCACTTGAACAGGCATTAGCAAAAAATGAAGATTCAAAAATAGTAATTGAAACAACATCGAATGGCTATAACTATTACCAGAAATTATTTATGAGTGCCTATAAAGGGAATTCAAAATATAAAGCATTTTTCTTCCCCTGGTATTCTTCTGCTACAAGTAATCAATTCAAACATGAAATAGATTTAGCGGAAAAGTGGTTTAGATTGAATAATCATGGCCACAGAATGAGGCCAGAAGATTTAGAACGTGATGAAATACCACTTCGAGAAAAAGGAATTAGTTTTAAATTGCTTATGTGGCGTAGATGGAAACTAGAAGATATATCTATTGAAGATTTTAACCAAGAATTTCCAAGTACACCAGAAGAAAGTTTTAAAGCCACAAGCAGAAGTGTATTCGATACTCAGAAAATAACTGAACGATTGAATTATATTCTTCCTCCCCTATCGAGAGCAGACATAAAAAAAGAATTGCCATTTTCCCTTGACCAGTATTTAGGCAAGGGATTTTTCATTTACCAAAATGTAAAAGCAAATGAAAGATACTATATAGGCGTTGATACTGCTTCTGGAAATGGTGGAGATTATTCTGCTATCAGTGTTTTCGATAGTCAAGGAGAACAAGTGGCAGTATTCTATAACAATAAAATTCCAGTATATAGATTCGCTGAAATTGTGAATGATTTAGGACATTATTTTAATTATGGTTTTCTAGTCGTAGAAAAAAATAGTTTTGGTCAATCAGTAATAGAAAAACTAAGAACAGAATATGGGTATCTCAACATGTATAAACATAAAACATTTGATGAAAGAGGTAGGAAGAAACTAAAAATAGGATGGGTAACAACTTCTGTAAGCAAGCCAAAATTAATCAATGATTATAAAGAACAGTTTGAATTAGATTTGATTTTACTAAATGATAATGAAACCCTGGAGGAAATGAAAATATTTACTGATTATAACGGTAAAACAGGAAATATTCGTGGTGAAGGAAATCATGATGATATGGTCATTGCTTCTGCTTTAGCAATACAAGGGCTGAAATGTGGAAAATGGTATGTTTAG
- a CDS encoding phage portal protein, which yields MNLQEYINLVHDGKQDWFVSEVNSYYHMNRINKIIDIKEYLSGSHKILNRPAETWNGKTFEPRRIVLQYAKTVLNFSVSYLLKNPVTITGNEKDVKIMKDIYKQGKFNRIDLDIMDKMVKYGACYEYLFINKDGKIKSKIIAPEDSYPIYDEQGNMIAFIEHYTTDYNVSYYNIFTEDKVYKWNDAGGDLNFLGEFNNPSGLPCVYKNLNELDNTEGRSDLEDFINIIDNMEDLISKYTDSIYKFLNPIPVVIGQKLNIKDGKGEIPTNLVGIGLNLDDGSDMKFVHGQLDFESFESVWKVLKQALLDISCAPAVSMNNQDVSNLSEVSIKLLFSLADIKAGLNERYIREGFEQRFKKIEKLLQLQGIEINSDNIDVVFQYARPLNETDIINNIKTMKELGIMSLQTAIENSPMIYDTANEMERLNKENVNNQLE from the coding sequence TTGAATCTTCAAGAATATATAAATTTAGTACATGATGGTAAACAAGATTGGTTTGTTTCAGAAGTTAATAGTTATTATCATATGAATAGAATTAATAAGATCATTGATATTAAAGAATATTTAAGCGGTAGCCATAAAATTCTAAATAGACCAGCCGAAACATGGAATGGTAAGACATTCGAACCTAGAAGAATTGTCCTGCAATATGCGAAAACAGTTTTAAATTTTAGTGTATCGTATTTATTGAAAAATCCTGTAACGATAACTGGGAATGAAAAAGACGTAAAGATTATGAAAGATATTTATAAACAAGGTAAATTTAATAGAATAGATTTAGATATAATGGACAAGATGGTTAAATATGGTGCTTGCTATGAGTATTTGTTCATAAATAAAGACGGAAAAATTAAAAGCAAGATTATTGCTCCAGAAGATTCATATCCTATTTATGATGAACAGGGAAATATGATAGCATTTATTGAACATTATACAACTGACTACAACGTAAGTTATTATAATATCTTTACAGAGGATAAAGTTTACAAATGGAATGATGCAGGTGGAGATTTAAACTTTTTAGGTGAATTCAATAATCCTTCTGGTCTACCTTGTGTTTATAAAAATTTAAATGAATTAGATAATACAGAAGGCAGAAGTGATTTAGAAGATTTTATTAATATTATTGACAATATGGAAGATTTAATCAGTAAATATACAGATAGTATTTATAAATTCTTGAATCCTATTCCAGTAGTAATTGGACAAAAGTTAAATATAAAAGATGGTAAAGGTGAAATACCTACTAATTTAGTTGGTATTGGTTTAAATCTCGATGATGGTTCAGATATGAAATTCGTTCATGGACAGTTAGATTTTGAATCATTTGAATCAGTATGGAAAGTATTAAAGCAAGCATTGTTGGACATTAGTTGTGCTCCTGCTGTCAGTATGAATAATCAGGATGTTAGTAATTTGTCAGAAGTTAGCATTAAATTATTGTTTAGTTTGGCTGATATAAAGGCAGGATTGAATGAGAGGTACATTAGGGAAGGATTTGAACAAAGGTTTAAAAAGATAGAGAAACTATTACAATTACAGGGGATTGAAATAAATTCAGATAATATAGATGTAGTATTCCAGTATGCTAGACCGTTGAATGAAACCGATATAATTAATAATATTAAAACGATGAAAGAATTGGGAATTATGAGTTTACAAACTGCAATAGAAAATAGTCCTATGATTTATGATACAGCAAATGAGATGGAGAGATTAAATAAAGAGAATGTAAATAATCAGTTAGAATAA
- a CDS encoding DUF6431 domain-containing protein: MAFSVRGAEIVPCPCCGRKLRVIGSRLRKSIKPSGDIIVLNIRRLRCTHCSKIHHELPDFIVPYKRYDADSIETVVSNDSVQTIAADDCTLYRWRNWFQTIANYLIGCLISLSIRNFQVPVDILSVAPQSALQRIGHFVGDAPGWLGRVVRPITNLNLWLHTRSAFLSRNA, encoded by the coding sequence ATGGCGTTTTCTGTTAGGGGTGCGGAAATAGTCCCTTGCCCTTGTTGTGGCAGAAAGTTAAGGGTAATCGGAAGCCGTCTACGCAAATCGATCAAACCATCCGGTGATATTATCGTGTTGAACATTCGTAGATTGCGGTGTACTCATTGTAGTAAGATTCATCATGAACTGCCGGACTTCATAGTACCTTACAAACGGTATGATGCCGACAGCATTGAAACCGTGGTAAGTAATGATTCGGTTCAAACCATCGCTGCGGATGACTGCACTCTGTACCGCTGGAGGAATTGGTTTCAAACGATAGCCAATTACCTGATCGGTTGCTTAATTTCACTTAGCATTCGGAATTTCCAGGTCCCTGTGGATATCCTGTCCGTGGCTCCACAGTCCGCACTCCAACGTATCGGACATTTTGTGGGTGATGCTCCCGGTTGGCTGGGGAGAGTTGTCCGCCCAATCACAAATTTAAATTTATGGTTACATACCCGTTCTGCATTCTTGTCCAGGAATGCCTAA
- a CDS encoding ExeA family protein yields the protein MFESFYGLSNTPFSRDIPTDQLYPSFMLEETLGRLEYAAERQLFAVVTGDCGTGKTTTIRRFSEMLDQARFTVLYLSDSKLTPRHFYKGLLEQLGCESKFYRGDAKRQLHREIELMRGIHRLQPVVVVDEAHLLDREMLEEVRFLLNFKMDAQSPMALILVGQSELWDRLQLQAYAAIRQRIDLQCKLPHYDRAQVGEYMKQHLAYAGAKHDIFSDGAVDEIYRFSSGAARLVNKVCTHCLIYGSQNGHRIIDDHMVKRVIQGELS from the coding sequence GTGTTTGAGTCATTTTATGGACTTAGCAACACACCGTTCTCCCGGGATATCCCCACCGACCAGTTGTACCCATCATTCATGTTAGAGGAAACCCTGGGTAGGCTTGAATATGCAGCAGAGCGCCAACTGTTTGCTGTTGTAACCGGTGATTGCGGTACTGGCAAAACCACAACTATCCGCCGGTTTTCAGAAATGCTGGATCAAGCCAGGTTTACTGTACTGTACCTATCGGACTCCAAATTGACACCCAGGCACTTTTACAAAGGTTTGCTGGAGCAACTGGGGTGTGAATCTAAATTCTATCGCGGCGATGCCAAGCGCCAACTTCATCGTGAGATTGAACTAATGAGAGGTATCCACCGGTTACAACCAGTGGTGGTTGTGGATGAGGCACACCTGTTGGACCGTGAGATGCTGGAAGAAGTACGTTTTCTGTTAAATTTCAAAATGGATGCACAGAGCCCTATGGCACTTATCCTTGTGGGCCAAAGTGAACTATGGGATCGCCTTCAACTCCAAGCCTACGCAGCCATCCGGCAGCGGATTGACTTGCAGTGCAAGCTGCCACATTACGATCGGGCACAGGTCGGAGAATACATGAAACAACACCTGGCTTACGCCGGTGCTAAGCACGATATATTTTCAGACGGTGCAGTGGATGAGATTTACAGGTTTTCTAGTGGGGCAGCCAGGCTTGTCAACAAAGTATGCACCCACTGCCTAATTTATGGTTCACAAAACGGCCATCGAATAATTGACGATCATATGGTCAAGAGAGTGATTCAGGGTGAATTGTCATGA
- a CDS encoding DUF5348 domain-containing protein, with product MMRRGVEMRYDSQQDRWVVVLGNREYGLHCGEYFQLLVGKTNIACRLELDSEWYVIMQDVRLNLKIQETYRVII from the coding sequence ATGATGCGTCGTGGGGTAGAAATGAGATATGATTCTCAACAGGATCGCTGGGTTGTCGTTTTAGGAAATCGTGAGTATGGCCTTCATTGCGGAGAATATTTTCAACTTTTGGTCGGGAAGACCAACATTGCCTGTAGATTAGAGTTGGATAGTGAATGGTATGTTATTATGCAAGATGTACGATTAAATTTAAAAATTCAGGAAACATACCGGGTGATAATTTAA